The following proteins are encoded in a genomic region of Enterocloster clostridioformis:
- a CDS encoding DUF3841 domain-containing protein, with translation MLRDNKEDGFSPGSMLHLWTAQTDAVLDCIRENGFSQVKMEFIDRKYGESAWVFKEAYGFFKQRAGLLVKPPEGAESPIWLFFDRSWVYLSQDSFLLELSIPRERAVLFDREKWQKVLNLSYVGKDREDEARFEQKMNQMGVSAYWEVFQSPFYPYLKSEIKKSWNRIFDIDNMEQTNLGAAVWQLRQEDVVGINSHSASEERDGFSGK, from the coding sequence ATGCTGAGGGATAATAAGGAGGACGGATTCAGTCCGGGTTCCATGCTGCATTTGTGGACAGCTCAGACAGACGCAGTCCTTGATTGTATCAGGGAGAATGGATTTTCTCAGGTAAAGATGGAATTTATTGACAGGAAGTATGGGGAGAGCGCCTGGGTGTTTAAGGAGGCGTATGGATTTTTCAAACAGAGGGCCGGGCTCTTGGTCAAACCGCCTGAAGGAGCTGAATCTCCTATCTGGCTTTTTTTCGACCGGAGCTGGGTGTATTTGTCCCAGGACAGTTTTCTGCTGGAGCTGTCCATTCCCAGGGAACGAGCGGTCCTGTTTGACCGTGAAAAGTGGCAGAAGGTTCTGAATCTTTCCTATGTGGGAAAGGATCGGGAGGACGAAGCCCGTTTTGAACAAAAGATGAACCAGATGGGTGTGTCTGCTTACTGGGAAGTGTTTCAGTCTCCCTTTTACCCATACTTGAAGTCGGAAATCAAGAAGAGTTGGAACCGTATATTTGACATAGACAATATGGAACAGACAAACCTGGGAGCCGCCGTATGGCAGCTCAGACAGGAGGATGTGGTGGGAATTAATTCCCATTCAGCTTCAGAAGAAAGGGATGGTTTCAGTGGAAAATGA
- a CDS encoding DUF6512 family protein — MNISLTIAGILSVSLLGTLLHFTYRWSGRNPPIAPVNESVWEHMKLLFFPMLLFGLWSLKGETDACRISAFHAGLLMGTLLIPVLYYSYTSALGHSILAVDITIFYICVIAAFLIYRGLSGSCLLEKYSHVTSMAVFLLLICFLLFTYFPPGFSIFKDPEG, encoded by the coding sequence ATGAATATTTCACTAACAATAGCCGGAATTCTGTCCGTATCCCTACTGGGGACCCTTCTCCATTTCACCTACCGCTGGTCCGGCCGCAATCCCCCTATCGCCCCTGTCAACGAGTCTGTCTGGGAACATATGAAACTGCTGTTTTTCCCCATGCTTCTGTTTGGACTATGGAGCTTAAAGGGCGAGACCGACGCCTGCCGTATATCTGCATTTCACGCAGGGCTGCTTATGGGAACGCTCCTGATACCGGTACTGTATTACTCTTATACAAGCGCGCTGGGACATAGCATTTTGGCTGTGGATATAACAATATTTTACATCTGCGTCATTGCGGCCTTTCTCATATACCGCGGACTGTCAGGGAGCTGTCTGTTGGAAAAATACAGCCATGTAACATCCATGGCCGTGTTTCTTTTATTGATTTGTTTTCTGCTGTT
- a CDS encoding TetR/AcrR family transcriptional regulator, which translates to MVSVENERVRRKYFKDLNRKVYIERALEIIRDEGTEAISIRRMAKEFQCSTTSMYRYFENVEELLYYANLGYLDEYLEELNIHEKEWRDIWDMHIGIWECYCRIAFRYPQAFDIIFFSSASRNLTTAIREYYDMFPERINIVSPYLQVMLQSTDLFERDMVMAERCAQAGVITMGNAMKMNRMVCLLYKGYLKDILDYGLEPEEIEDKVQEFKRDVEVIVGIYASDTLGHDYMANAR; encoded by the coding sequence ATGGTTTCAGTGGAAAATGAACGAGTGAGGAGAAAGTATTTTAAGGATTTAAACAGAAAGGTTTACATAGAGAGGGCATTGGAAATCATTAGGGACGAGGGGACTGAGGCCATTTCCATACGCAGGATGGCCAAGGAATTTCAGTGCAGCACCACCAGCATGTACCGGTATTTTGAGAATGTGGAAGAGCTGCTCTATTATGCCAACCTGGGGTATCTGGATGAGTATCTGGAAGAGCTGAATATTCACGAGAAGGAGTGGCGTGATATCTGGGACATGCACATTGGCATATGGGAATGCTACTGCCGCATTGCCTTCCGCTATCCTCAGGCTTTCGATATCATATTTTTCAGCTCTGCCAGCCGGAATCTGACCACAGCCATCCGTGAGTACTATGATATGTTTCCGGAACGAATCAATATAGTCAGCCCCTATCTCCAGGTCATGCTCCAGTCCACGGACCTGTTTGAACGCGACATGGTCATGGCGGAGCGCTGCGCCCAGGCGGGCGTCATTACGATGGGGAATGCCATGAAGATGAACCGGATGGTCTGCCTTTTGTATAAGGGGTACCTGAAGGACATCCTGGATTATGGTCTGGAACCGGAAGAAATCGAGGATAAAGTCCAGGAGTTTAAGCGTGATGTGGAAGTCATCGTAGGTATATATGCCAGCGATACCCTGGGCCATGATTACATGGCAAATGCCAGATAA
- a CDS encoding DUF3841 domain-containing protein, translating into MSRKTENGYYTVYTRQSKKVLEELENTGVYRVKEEYIRMKNDSISEYYLRLYRWFAERCRERIDVPQGCSFPIWLSMHDEYRLRNTEDTVCLTLRIPGEKVYVISEYAWGFRVNYMYVPFNLEDERAFNEELKRYGIENEMALVTEAFGNYYPMLKKRIIASWDRVFELEPNSPSDELGVCFEIQREWIQNIESLT; encoded by the coding sequence ATGAGCAGAAAAACAGAAAACGGATATTATACGGTTTACACCAGGCAGTCCAAAAAGGTGCTGGAGGAACTGGAAAATACGGGTGTCTACCGGGTAAAGGAGGAGTATATCAGGATGAAAAATGACTCTATTTCAGAGTATTACCTGAGGCTTTACCGGTGGTTCGCCGAGCGGTGCAGGGAGAGAATCGATGTTCCCCAGGGGTGCTCATTTCCCATATGGCTGTCCATGCATGATGAATACAGGCTGAGGAACACAGAGGATACGGTGTGTCTCACGCTCAGGATACCCGGGGAAAAGGTTTATGTCATTTCTGAGTATGCCTGGGGGTTCAGGGTCAATTATATGTATGTGCCGTTTAACCTGGAGGATGAGCGCGCGTTTAACGAGGAGCTGAAACGGTATGGGATTGAGAATGAGATGGCTCTTGTTACAGAGGCGTTTGGCAACTACTATCCCATGCTGAAAAAGAGAATCATAGCCAGCTGGGACCGGGTCTTTGAACTGGAACCTAATTCACCGTCGGACGAATTAGGGGTATGCTTTGAAATACAAAGGGAATGGATACAAAATATTGAGTCCCTTACATGA